The genomic interval aacatttataacaaaTCTTCCTAACAGGAATAAAATCAAACTCCCTTGAACCGGTTCTCTTTACTTCCATGACTTCATTGTCCAACACCAAAGCATTTACAATCTCTTCAATTTGCTCTCTAGACAAGTCAACTTTTGATGTTCCACTCTTTTTGAAAGATCTACAGTCCCTTCAATTGTAGACACTTTCAACTTCTGTATCATTCTAGCACAAAACCCTTTAAGTGTATTGATGTATTCTTGGTCTAGCTTCCCATCACTATACCAATTACCGCCGGTCAGTTCTTTCGATGGTTCAAAATCTTTTGACAGGTAGAATTTCTTCCCTTTGTTTTGATAGTGCTCAACTAGTTTAATCAGGCCTCTAGCTTGAAGGGACTTGAGTAATTTTCTTACCACACCATCAgcatattttgtttcttttctaaTGTCTCCAATCCAAATTCCCATATTTTGTTTGCTGCAAATCAGATCATGGAGCACTTTTTCATGCTCAATGAGAGCTCCTCCAAAGCCATGAGCTGAGTCTAGTCTTTTTCTCTTGAGTGATGAAGGCCCTTGTGGTTTGCTCATTCCTAGAACATTACACGATATGTGCATAATACAATTATTGAACATACgacatttaaaaagaaaaaaacaaaaaagaggaAAGAAGAGTAAAATCCTCAATGTTGCAATGTAATCCTTGACATCACCATTCAAGTAAAAATCTGTTAAAATTTTGGATGGAAATTGAGACTCGAAACCAGTGTGATGACATTAAGgtcccaattttcattttcGTTTTGGGTCATAGCATATCTTTATAGATTCCCATTTTCAATAAGATTTTAATCGGATTCTACTCGAACGAtagttttgaaatgtttatgaaATGTTAAAGGTAATAGTGTAACTCTGGAAAGaaaagtatatttttaaaagaacaaATGGCATAGTTTAagaggtgttttttttttcctgtctTTAGCCATAAATTATGTTGaaatgtgaatatatttttgtgAGCAAATGTTGAAATGTGATTAAGGAAattgaaaatgttgctgaaatGAGAGAGCATCTATTCCTCGAAAGAAAAGGCATGAAATGACAAATAACATAGCAGCAGTTCTTCCCAACAATTCATAAGGAAAAGAGAATGATGCTGTTTCGAAAACTATAAAACTTGAGGGAAAACCTAGCAGAAGTAAAACCAATGATTGATGATATGGGTGACTATGAACAATAATCCCCCAAAATTTCATGAAAATCCCACGTTGAGTTTGGTATGAAGTACATATCAATGAACCATTGCAAAATTTCTTCTTTCAAGTACACCTAAAACTGAGAGATAGATAAAGCATATGCAAAATTTGATAAGCAAAACTGGCAGACTCATAACATGACCATGAAGAAAGTAATTGCTCTGTACACTATCAGGGAAATCAACAACAATATAAAATTCCACCCTTGAAGAAAAATGGGGGAAAACCAACAATCTGTGTGTGTGTATATTGCAAAGTAGTCAGTATGCAAGCAAGTCCATAAAGGAATTAAGCAAAATACCTGAAGATTCGCGACTTCAAATCAAATATTAGCACTAGAAGGTCTTAGAGAAAATAATTGCAGAGTGAAACAAACAACGACAAAGGAGAGCAACGTTGAACGCCTTAAAAGGCTAGGGAGATTTATGcatatatatgttaaaaaaaaaaaaaagagagagagagagaaaaaaaaaggcttaatagttaaattaaggaaaagaaaagaggaagtAGGGTTATAAATGAGGGTTTACGGAACCTCGGTTTGCGTAcaagaaagaatttttttttttttttttNNNNNCCCTTCACAATGCTTTTCCGTTGCCGCCTCCTCACGTCTCAGCCTAGCGCGCCTCACCTTCGTCCGTCATCCGCCGCTCGACCGTAGGTCTCGGTCGTCCAGCCACACAAGGTTCCGGTCATTTCAGCCGCATGAAGTTTCGTCCGCTTCCAGCCGCGCCGAGTTTCTTCGATTTTTTTCCTTCCGTTTCCGTTTTGCGTCCACCAGTCGCTGACTGTTTCGGTTCTGCCAAGAACATGGTTTGGAGATTTaagttttttggtttttagttaaTGGGTTCTGAATGGCTACTGATTTTTTGGtctgatttaaattaattcaaggtgCGTTGTTGCTCAATTAAGGATTTCAAGACATTTGATCAATATTGTCCAACAACACCAAGGTTCGTTTGGGCGCCTTTTGGTAAGTTATATTGGTTGTTTTGATTGGTTTATTCTAGGGCAATTCGAGCATCTGACTCGAGTCAAAAAGGGATTTGGTTTATAATTG from Benincasa hispida cultivar B227 chromosome 10, ASM972705v1, whole genome shotgun sequence carries:
- the LOC120087725 gene encoding LOW QUALITY PROTEIN: DNA-directed RNA polymerase III subunit RPC6-like (The sequence of the model RefSeq protein was modified relative to this genomic sequence to represent the inferred CDS: inserted 1 base in 1 codon) codes for the protein MSKPQGPSSLKRKRLDSAHGFGGALIEHEKVLHDLICSKQNMGIWIGDIRKETKYADGVVRKLLKSLQARGLIKLVEHYQNKGKKFYLSKDFEPSKELTGGNWYSDGKLDQEYINTLKGFCARMIQKLKVSTIEGTVXSFKKSGTSKVDLSREQIEEIVNALVLDNEVMEVKRTGSREFDFIPVRKICYKCYAKDVKGEPKTGAMASIPCGVCPRISHCTLDGIISHRTCMYYTKCWIFKFESVL